One stretch of Pedobacter riviphilus DNA includes these proteins:
- a CDS encoding LptF/LptG family permease, with protein MKPFIATFFVMMFILLMFFLFKWIDDLIGKGFEWYTILELMYYASAANVSMALPLSVLLSSIMTFGTLGENYELVAIKSAGISLQKAMRPLFVVILMLTIASFFFANYMLPKANLKFGSLLYDVRNKKLSFLIKPGVFNNAIPGYAIRVDSKEEDGTLHNIMIYDHRENNGIPKVILAREGKMNKTADGKFLVLYLKNGVQYEEQASKNGMYNPRQIFTRNRFKETSPRFDMSSFNGNTTDPNAFGNSTPMLNLKGIVKKRDSLTKQLDTMKMRTIANLTSNFKQFNVTKGYTKVKAVPKKIDDVILKSIPNGSRKLALDNANNTVANIMQHVPNWGRAKPI; from the coding sequence GTGAAGCCATTCATAGCAACATTTTTTGTTATGATGTTTATTCTGTTAATGTTTTTTCTATTTAAATGGATTGATGATTTAATTGGAAAAGGTTTCGAATGGTACACCATCCTGGAGCTGATGTATTACGCCTCGGCGGCCAACGTGTCGATGGCGTTGCCACTATCGGTATTGCTTTCTTCCATCATGACTTTTGGTACACTGGGCGAAAATTATGAGCTCGTGGCCATTAAATCGGCGGGTATTTCTTTGCAGAAAGCCATGCGCCCCTTATTTGTGGTGATTTTGATGCTCACCATAGCATCCTTCTTTTTTGCCAACTATATGCTACCCAAAGCCAATCTCAAATTTGGCTCGCTGCTGTACGATGTCAGGAACAAAAAACTTTCATTTTTAATTAAGCCGGGGGTTTTTAATAATGCTATTCCAGGTTATGCTATTCGTGTCGATTCTAAAGAAGAAGACGGTACGCTGCATAATATCATGATTTACGATCACCGTGAAAATAACGGTATTCCGAAAGTAATCCTGGCCAGAGAAGGGAAAATGAATAAAACTGCCGATGGTAAGTTTTTGGTGCTTTACCTTAAAAATGGTGTACAGTATGAAGAGCAGGCTTCGAAAAACGGTATGTACAACCCAAGGCAGATTTTTACGCGGAACCGTTTTAAAGAAACTTCCCCGCGTTTCGATATGTCGTCTTTTAATGGCAATACTACCGATCCGAATGCTTTCGGAAACAGTACACCCATGTTAAACCTGAAAGGGATTGTAAAAAAGCGCGATTCGCTGACGAAACAGTTGGATACGATGAAAATGCGCACCATTGCCAACCTCACCAGCAACTTTAAGCAGTTTAATGTAACCAAAGGTTATACCAAGGTAAAAGCCGTTCCGAAAAAGATTGATGATGTAATACTGAAGAGTATCCCGAACGGATCGCGGAAACTGGCCCTCGATAATGCAAACAATACGGTGGCGAATATTATGCAGCACGTACCCAACTGGGGCCGCGCCAAACCGATTTAA
- a CDS encoding LptF/LptG family permease, protein MFFIGAPLGAIIRKGGMGLPVVVAICFFLVYHIITTVAEKSAREGNLNPIFGMWIAVIVLSPLAAFLTYKATVDSALFDVNYYKQLFLQLFKKKEK, encoded by the coding sequence TTGTTTTTTATTGGTGCACCATTGGGTGCCATTATCAGAAAAGGGGGGATGGGGTTGCCCGTGGTGGTGGCCATTTGTTTCTTCCTGGTATACCACATTATTACTACAGTGGCCGAAAAATCGGCACGCGAAGGTAATTTAAACCCGATATTCGGGATGTGGATTGCCGTAATTGTTTTATCGCCGCTGGCAGCCTTTTTAACCTATAAAGCTACAGTAGATTCGGCCTTGTTTGATGTAAATTATTACAAGCAGCTGTTCCTTCAGCTGTTTAAAAAGAAGGAAAAATAA
- a CDS encoding bifunctional 3,4-dihydroxy-2-butanone-4-phosphate synthase/GTP cyclohydrolase II: MQTKLNTIEEAIADIKAGKVIIVVDDENRENEGDFLTAAENATPEIINFMATYGRGLICAPLTEERCKELNLNLMVGKNTAAYETNFTVSVDLVGHGCTTGISASDRSKTMLALVNPKTNPEELGRPGHIFPLIAKDGGVIRRAGHTEAAVDLARLAGMKPAGLLVEILKEDGEMARLPDLFKIAEQHQLKIISIEDLIAYRLTIDSLIKQEVSIDLPTAWGDFKMTAYTQLDNNATHLAISKGEWNANEPILVRVHSSCVTGDIFGSCRCDCGPQLHKALEMIEKEGKGIVVYMNQEGRGIGLINKLRSYNLQDAGFDTVEANIKLGFKGDERDYGVGAQILRSEGVTKMRLMSNNPTKRAGLIGYGLEVVENIPIEIASNVHNERYLTTKRDKMGHSIMKG, translated from the coding sequence ATGCAAACAAAATTAAACACAATAGAAGAGGCCATCGCAGATATAAAAGCTGGTAAAGTGATTATTGTTGTAGATGATGAGAATAGAGAGAACGAAGGTGATTTTTTAACGGCAGCCGAAAATGCAACGCCAGAGATCATCAATTTTATGGCAACCTACGGCCGCGGTTTAATCTGTGCGCCCTTAACAGAAGAACGCTGCAAAGAATTAAACCTGAACCTGATGGTGGGTAAAAATACAGCAGCTTACGAAACTAATTTTACGGTTTCAGTAGACCTGGTTGGACATGGTTGTACCACCGGGATCTCAGCAAGCGACCGCTCTAAAACCATGCTGGCTTTGGTTAATCCTAAAACCAACCCTGAAGAATTGGGCCGGCCAGGGCATATTTTTCCTTTAATTGCTAAAGATGGTGGCGTAATCCGTCGTGCCGGCCATACAGAAGCTGCGGTAGATTTAGCGCGTTTAGCCGGCATGAAACCTGCAGGTTTATTGGTAGAGATTTTAAAAGAAGATGGCGAAATGGCCAGACTTCCTGATTTATTTAAAATTGCCGAACAGCACCAGTTAAAAATTATATCAATTGAAGATTTAATTGCTTACCGTTTAACCATAGATAGTTTGATTAAACAAGAGGTTAGTATTGATTTACCTACCGCTTGGGGCGATTTTAAAATGACAGCTTATACACAGTTAGATAATAATGCTACACATTTAGCCATTTCTAAAGGCGAATGGAATGCCAACGAACCTATTTTAGTACGTGTACACAGCTCATGTGTAACTGGCGATATCTTCGGGTCGTGCCGCTGCGATTGTGGTCCGCAGTTGCACAAAGCATTAGAAATGATCGAAAAAGAAGGTAAAGGTATAGTGGTATACATGAACCAGGAGGGTAGAGGTATCGGGCTGATTAATAAATTACGTTCGTATAATTTACAGGATGCTGGTTTTGATACTGTGGAAGCGAATATTAAGTTAGGTTTTAAAGGCGATGAACGCGATTATGGTGTAGGGGCGCAGATCCTGCGATCGGAAGGGGTGACTAAAATGCGTTTAATGAGTAATAACCCTACCAAAAGAGCAGGTTTAATTGGTTACGGCTTAGAAGTGGTAGAAAATATTCCGATCGAAATTGCAAGTAACGTACATAACGAACGTTATTTAACCACTAAAAGAGATAAAATGGGCCATTCGATTATGAAAGGATAA